One genomic window of Methanosarcina acetivorans C2A includes the following:
- a CDS encoding AAA family ATPase: MQDLWTLKYRAETLEGMLGNEHAVRTLSELLQSGTLPHLIFYGPENSGKTTASLALARELYGETWKNNFVYFNASDFFDQGKRYLVRDKRFVRILGTDDPKKIYKSVIDIFKEVVNEYAGMASIDADYKIIYIDNAESLSSDAQHALRRIMEKYSSTCRFILSTTRPSKLISPLRSRGLQVFFAYVPDSLLKTHLERIALAEKLKLSDGALDAVLYLAKGNVARAVQTLQLAALRSEGAEITEEIVYEATMKGRDETIDELLEAALAGDFARGRQLIDGMIIEKGLSGTDIFEGLSEALIDSGETDADIARLIVSISEADARLTDATSERIQLEKLISTFS; this comes from the coding sequence ATGCAGGATCTCTGGACTCTAAAATACAGGGCAGAAACCCTTGAAGGAATGCTTGGAAACGAACATGCCGTAAGAACGCTTTCCGAACTGTTGCAGTCCGGGACCCTGCCTCACCTTATTTTTTACGGGCCTGAAAACTCGGGAAAAACAACAGCTTCTCTTGCCCTTGCCCGGGAGCTCTACGGAGAGACCTGGAAAAACAACTTTGTATATTTCAATGCCTCGGACTTTTTCGACCAGGGAAAACGTTATCTTGTACGGGATAAACGTTTTGTCCGCATTCTGGGTACGGATGATCCGAAAAAAATCTACAAGAGCGTAATAGATATTTTTAAGGAAGTCGTTAACGAATATGCAGGAATGGCTTCCATTGATGCTGATTACAAGATAATTTATATCGATAATGCCGAATCCCTGAGTTCGGATGCACAGCACGCTCTCAGGCGGATCATGGAAAAATACAGTTCAACCTGCAGGTTTATTCTTTCTACAACAAGACCTTCGAAACTCATTTCCCCCCTCCGTTCAAGGGGGCTTCAGGTTTTCTTTGCCTATGTTCCGGATTCTCTTCTGAAAACCCATCTTGAGAGGATCGCCCTTGCAGAAAAACTGAAACTTTCCGATGGTGCACTTGATGCGGTTCTTTATCTGGCTAAAGGGAATGTTGCAAGAGCTGTCCAAACTCTCCAGCTTGCTGCGCTCAGGTCAGAAGGTGCTGAAATTACGGAAGAAATCGTCTATGAAGCTACTATGAAAGGCAGGGACGAGACTATCGATGAACTGCTTGAAGCGGCTCTTGCAGGAGACTTCGCAAGAGGGCGCCAGCTCATAGATGGAATGATTATTGAAAAAGGGCTTTCTGGGACCGATATCTTTGAAGGACTTTCCGAAGCTCTTATAGACTCAGGAGAAACCGATGCTGATATTGCACGCCTTATTGTCAGTATCTCTGAAGCCGATGCCAGGCTTACGGATGCTACCAGTGAGAGAATCCAGCTCGAAAAATTGATTTCCACATTCTCCTGA
- a CDS encoding methyltransferase cognate corrinoid protein, producing the protein MANQEIFDKLTNAIATQNVAGCAQLAQEALDAGISPLDIITKGLSPGMKIIGDKFEAAEVFLPQIMMSAKAMEAAMKVLTPELEKTKVEGEEGTGLAITFVAEGDIHDIGHRLVTTMLGANGFDILDLGTDVLNETVVEEAAKHKGEKVLLVGSALMTTSMLGQKDLMDRLREENLRDSVKCMFGGAPVSSKWIDEIGADATAENAAEAAKVALNIMK; encoded by the coding sequence ATGGCAAACCAAGAGATTTTTGATAAATTGACCAACGCGATCGCAACTCAAAATGTTGCAGGTTGCGCACAGTTAGCCCAGGAAGCCCTGGATGCAGGAATTTCACCTCTTGACATTATCACAAAGGGTCTTTCCCCAGGGATGAAGATTATCGGGGACAAATTCGAAGCTGCTGAGGTCTTTCTACCTCAGATCATGATGTCTGCAAAGGCCATGGAAGCCGCAATGAAAGTCCTTACCCCCGAGCTTGAGAAGACAAAAGTAGAAGGAGAGGAAGGAACCGGGCTTGCAATCACCTTCGTTGCAGAAGGAGACATCCACGACATCGGACACCGCCTTGTTACAACCATGCTCGGAGCAAACGGCTTTGATATCCTTGACCTCGGAACCGACGTCCTCAACGAAACCGTTGTCGAAGAGGCTGCAAAGCACAAGGGAGAAAAAGTCCTGCTTGTTGGTTCAGCCCTTATGACCACCTCCATGCTCGGCCAGAAAGACCTTATGGACAGGCTCAGGGAAGAAAACCTCAGAGACAGCGTAAAGTGCATGTTCGGAGGAGCCCCGGTATCCAGTAAATGGATCGATGAGATCGGGGCGGACGCAACCGCAGAAAACGCTGCCGAAGCTGCAAAAGTTGCACTTAACATAATGAAATAA
- a CDS encoding deoxycytidylate deaminase: MTERPSLDEYFLEIAFVVAKRATCLRNNVGAVIVRDKRILSTGYNGAPSGLEHCLDIGCIRELEKIPSGTRHEKCRAVHAEQNAIIQAAIHGVSISGATIYCTHQPCILCAKMIINSNIKRVVYSTPYPDTDSLDFFRSAGVEVECLPLE, translated from the coding sequence ATGACAGAAAGACCTTCCCTTGACGAGTACTTCCTGGAAATCGCCTTCGTTGTAGCCAAAAGGGCGACCTGCCTCCGTAACAATGTTGGGGCAGTGATCGTTCGGGATAAACGTATTCTTTCAACCGGATATAACGGTGCGCCAAGCGGCCTGGAACACTGCCTTGATATAGGATGTATCAGGGAACTTGAAAAGATCCCTTCCGGCACGCGGCATGAAAAATGTCGGGCAGTGCATGCGGAACAGAATGCCATTATCCAGGCTGCAATCCACGGGGTCAGCATTTCCGGAGCAACCATTTACTGTACCCACCAGCCCTGTATCCTGTGTGCAAAAATGATCATAAACTCAAATATCAAAAGGGTAGTATACTCAACACCTTATCCTGACACTGATTCCCTGGATTTCTTCAGGAGTGCCGGGGTGGAAGTAGAATGCCTTCCCTTAGAATGA
- a CDS encoding APC family permease: MSEHYESASLVKTLRPFHVWALGVGIVLVGEYMGWNFTVAKGGVLGSLLAMLVAGTMYVIISLCASELGAATKLAGGPYDWARLFIGPGAAASVGLAVYMEYIALEAADAIVVAFIAQSIFPELQVFPVTLLVIALLTFINYRGVVAALTLNFFLTMIAFISIVVFFFATAFGGVDIHPEYLFHGALPNGMIGLFAALQFGPWFYLGIEGAAMCAEECKHPSRAVPLGQQAGMITLLVGAAMTLYLCSVLIPTDQLGVSVYPLFEAAQNSGMFIFIALLGLGTFLTCVASANGCVCDSSRSWFALSRDNYVSSWFSAVHPRYNTPYRAVIFTMPVAIGFAFSGFLDQVITFSIVSGLLCYVLIPFALIRFRSLFPQNTSTIRPFVSPLQPYIAYFAIAIAITILSTLYWGYKYNLIFAFVFYGIAYFYFSHRHRSLNIENNWTEMGWPLPRGSENTGIRKEATGIGDE, from the coding sequence ATGTCCGAACACTATGAGTCTGCTAGCCTGGTAAAAACTTTGCGACCTTTCCATGTATGGGCTCTCGGCGTAGGAATCGTGCTGGTAGGAGAATACATGGGCTGGAATTTTACTGTCGCAAAAGGAGGAGTTCTTGGTTCCCTGCTTGCCATGCTGGTCGCAGGAACAATGTATGTCATAATCTCCCTCTGCGCCAGTGAACTCGGGGCAGCAACCAAACTTGCAGGAGGACCTTACGACTGGGCAAGGTTATTTATCGGACCCGGAGCAGCTGCCAGTGTAGGGCTGGCAGTTTATATGGAATACATAGCCCTTGAAGCGGCAGATGCTATTGTTGTCGCATTCATCGCACAGAGTATCTTTCCGGAGCTACAGGTCTTTCCTGTGACTTTGCTTGTCATTGCACTTTTGACCTTCATCAACTACCGTGGCGTTGTTGCGGCATTAACCCTGAACTTTTTCCTGACCATGATAGCTTTCATCTCGATAGTGGTCTTCTTTTTCGCAACAGCCTTTGGAGGAGTGGACATCCACCCTGAATACCTGTTTCATGGAGCCCTACCAAACGGCATGATAGGCCTCTTTGCAGCTTTGCAGTTCGGGCCGTGGTTCTACCTGGGGATAGAAGGGGCGGCAATGTGCGCCGAAGAGTGCAAACACCCGTCAAGGGCAGTGCCTCTCGGACAGCAGGCCGGGATGATCACCCTGCTCGTGGGAGCAGCAATGACCCTCTATCTATGTTCGGTACTGATCCCGACGGACCAGCTAGGAGTTTCAGTGTATCCGCTCTTTGAAGCTGCACAGAACAGCGGCATGTTCATTTTCATTGCCCTGCTAGGACTCGGGACATTCCTGACCTGCGTTGCCAGTGCAAATGGTTGTGTCTGTGACTCCTCACGCTCCTGGTTTGCCCTCTCCAGAGACAATTATGTTTCTTCCTGGTTCTCTGCAGTGCACCCGAGATACAACACACCGTACAGGGCAGTGATCTTCACGATGCCCGTTGCAATTGGCTTTGCATTCAGCGGTTTCCTTGACCAGGTAATTACCTTCTCGATTGTCTCGGGGCTACTCTGCTATGTGCTGATTCCTTTCGCCCTGATTCGTTTCAGGAGCCTTTTTCCACAAAACACAAGCACGATCAGGCCTTTTGTGAGCCCCCTCCAGCCGTATATTGCTTACTTTGCAATTGCAATCGCAATCACAATTCTTTCAACGCTGTACTGGGGCTACAAATATAACCTGATCTTCGCCTTTGTGTTCTACGGCATTGCTTACTTCTATTTCAGTCACAGACACAGGAGTTTAAACATAGAAAATAACTGGACTGAAATGGGCTGGCCCTTACCCAGGGGCTCGGAAAATACAGGGATACGAAAGGAGGCGACAGGCATTGGAGACGAATGA
- a CDS encoding cofactor-independent phosphoglycerate mutase, giving the protein MKYAVLIGDGMADYPIEELGSRTILQAARTPAMDSIAARGKTGLAKTVPEGFPPGSDVANMSIFGYDPAIYYSGRAPLEAASMGVALAADDVAFRCNLITIENGKIKDYSAGHISSDEAEILIDTLDSELRTEKVRFYPGISYRHLIVAGNDLGAETECTPPHDITGERKDDYLPRGKDGEFFSGLIEASTVVLELHPVNLKRVQEGKNPANSIWVWGQGYAPKFKTFQELYGKSGAIISAVDLLKGIGIYAGLDVIEVPGATGYLDTNYEGKASAAIEALKTRDLVFVHVEAPDEAGHEGSLEKKMKAIEDFDSRIVSPILKHAEASDETFTILVLPDHPTPISVKTHTRDPIPFAIYRTDAADPDGVEYFDEESVKNGSMGLVKASDLIGMLVKV; this is encoded by the coding sequence ATGAAATACGCCGTACTTATAGGAGACGGAATGGCGGATTATCCCATAGAGGAGCTGGGCAGCAGAACCATTCTGCAGGCAGCCCGAACCCCTGCTATGGATTCCATTGCAGCCCGCGGAAAAACAGGGCTTGCAAAAACCGTGCCTGAAGGGTTTCCCCCCGGAAGCGACGTGGCAAATATGTCCATTTTCGGATACGACCCAGCAATCTATTACTCAGGGAGGGCTCCTCTGGAAGCTGCAAGTATGGGAGTAGCCCTTGCAGCCGATGATGTGGCTTTCAGGTGTAATCTCATAACAATCGAAAACGGAAAGATAAAAGACTACAGTGCAGGGCATATCAGCAGTGACGAAGCCGAGATTCTGATCGATACGCTTGATTCCGAACTCAGGACTGAAAAAGTCAGGTTTTATCCTGGAATAAGTTACAGGCACCTTATTGTTGCCGGGAATGACCTGGGAGCTGAAACGGAATGTACGCCTCCGCATGATATCACAGGCGAGAGAAAAGATGATTATCTTCCCCGAGGAAAAGACGGAGAGTTTTTTTCAGGGTTAATTGAGGCGTCAACAGTCGTTCTGGAACTGCACCCTGTTAACCTGAAAAGAGTACAGGAAGGCAAAAACCCTGCCAATTCTATCTGGGTCTGGGGGCAGGGTTATGCCCCGAAGTTCAAGACTTTCCAGGAACTCTACGGTAAAAGCGGAGCTATCATCTCAGCTGTGGATTTGCTCAAGGGAATCGGAATCTATGCAGGACTGGATGTAATCGAAGTCCCCGGGGCAACCGGTTATCTTGATACCAATTATGAAGGAAAAGCCAGTGCAGCTATCGAAGCTCTGAAGACCAGGGATCTTGTTTTTGTCCATGTGGAAGCCCCTGACGAGGCAGGGCATGAAGGAAGCCTTGAGAAAAAAATGAAAGCAATTGAAGACTTTGACAGCCGGATTGTTTCTCCCATCCTCAAGCATGCCGAAGCTTCGGATGAAACTTTTACTATCCTTGTACTGCCTGACCACCCGACTCCGATCTCGGTAAAGACCCATACGAGGGATCCGATTCCTTTTGCAATTTACAGAACTGATGCAGCCGATCCAGATGGTGTGGAATATTTTGATGAGGAATCGGTCAAAAATGGTTCTATGGGTCTGGTAAAAGCTTCAGACCTGATAGGAATGCTTGTAAAAGTCTAA
- a CDS encoding coenzyme F420-0:L-glutamate ligase: protein MKFEAIAVEKIPLIRKGDDLPYIICERIELQDRDIIVIASTIVAKAEGETFRLEDITPGEEALAIASRTGKDARFIQAVLSRSREVFVEAPFMLVTTLAGHTCVNAGVDESNIEHGFLLYPPKNPDSSASKLGERLESISGKKLSVIITDTNGRAFKIGQTGVAIGIYKIKPIKRWIGEKDLFDKVLEITEEAVADELAGAANLLMGEGAGGIPVAVIRGLDYYCEEEISMSENYRPEDMDVIKKGLRCLQKKN from the coding sequence TTGAAATTTGAAGCAATTGCCGTAGAAAAGATCCCCCTGATACGGAAAGGGGACGACCTGCCCTACATCATCTGTGAGAGGATTGAACTTCAAGACAGAGACATCATTGTTATTGCCTCGACCATTGTTGCAAAAGCCGAAGGGGAAACTTTCAGGCTCGAAGACATCACCCCCGGGGAGGAAGCACTCGCGATTGCGTCCCGTACAGGGAAAGATGCCCGCTTTATCCAGGCTGTCCTTTCCAGGAGCAGGGAAGTCTTTGTTGAGGCGCCTTTTATGCTTGTTACAACACTTGCAGGGCATACCTGTGTAAATGCAGGGGTTGACGAATCCAATATTGAGCATGGGTTTTTGCTCTACCCTCCTAAAAATCCGGACTCCAGTGCCTCAAAACTTGGAGAGCGGCTTGAAAGCATTAGCGGGAAAAAGTTAAGTGTTATTATTACGGACACAAACGGAAGAGCTTTCAAAATCGGACAGACCGGAGTAGCCATAGGGATTTACAAAATAAAGCCCATAAAACGCTGGATAGGGGAAAAGGATCTTTTCGACAAAGTCCTGGAGATTACGGAAGAAGCAGTTGCCGATGAGCTTGCAGGGGCTGCCAACCTTTTGATGGGAGAAGGGGCAGGAGGAATCCCGGTAGCGGTCATTCGCGGGCTTGATTACTACTGTGAAGAAGAAATATCCATGAGTGAGAATTACCGCCCTGAAGATATGGATGTTATCAAAAAAGGGCTTCGATGCTTGCAGAAAAAGAATTGA
- a CDS encoding protein translocase subunit SecF, giving the protein MATGLTVFLDNFVKNHDNRQLLAIPLAVLAVSLAVLLVSFASSGSPVTLGMEFQGGTQISVETTDSPAVLEEMYSSYPIKDARQAGSRVIMQFGIMDNEEQRQLEDDVMGRYSNVEIKQIGPVYGQELQVQALRAVLISFIGMSIVVFLIFRSIIPSFAVVLSAFSDIMIAAAFMRIVGIELSLGTVAALLMLIGYSVDSDILLTNRVLKRRGTVMEKISRAMQTGITMTTTTLAALVVMYVVSTFPYLVIPSFTQITLLSQISSVLLVGLLADIMNTWLLNTGILRWYVTKPEFRGRYNR; this is encoded by the coding sequence ATGGCAACAGGTTTGACCGTATTTTTAGATAATTTCGTGAAAAATCACGATAATCGCCAGTTGCTGGCAATCCCCCTTGCAGTACTTGCAGTTTCCTTAGCCGTACTGCTGGTTTCTTTTGCAAGCAGCGGGTCGCCGGTAACCCTGGGAATGGAGTTCCAGGGCGGTACCCAGATTTCGGTAGAGACAACCGATTCCCCCGCTGTGCTTGAAGAAATGTACTCCTCTTATCCCATCAAAGATGCCCGGCAGGCCGGAAGCAGGGTTATCATGCAGTTTGGGATTATGGACAATGAAGAACAGCGTCAACTTGAAGACGATGTGATGGGCCGTTATTCTAACGTAGAAATCAAACAGATAGGGCCCGTTTACGGCCAGGAACTGCAGGTTCAGGCTCTTCGGGCTGTTCTTATATCATTTATAGGAATGTCCATTGTAGTTTTCCTTATTTTCCGGAGCATTATACCTTCTTTTGCAGTGGTACTTTCTGCCTTTTCGGACATTATGATTGCTGCTGCTTTCATGCGGATTGTAGGGATCGAACTTTCCCTTGGAACAGTTGCAGCTCTGCTTATGCTCATTGGTTATTCGGTAGACAGTGACATTTTGCTGACAAACAGAGTGCTCAAACGCAGGGGCACGGTGATGGAAAAGATTTCAAGGGCAATGCAGACGGGGATTACCATGACCACAACAACCCTTGCAGCCCTTGTGGTTATGTATGTAGTTTCAACTTTCCCTTACCTGGTAATTCCTTCGTTCACACAGATTACCCTGCTTTCGCAGATTTCAAGTGTGCTGCTCGTGGGGCTTCTTGCCGATATTATGAATACCTGGCTTCTTAACACCGGGATTCTGCGGTGGTATGTGACAAAACCCGAATTCAGAGGGAGGTATAACAGATGA
- a CDS encoding deoxycytidylate deaminase: MTERLSLDEYFLEIAFAVARRATCLRSNVGAVIMRDKRILSTGYNGAPSGLEHCLEIECIRDLEKIISGTQKEKCRAVHAEQNAIIQAAIHGVSIAGATIYCTQQPCTLCAKMIINSNIKKVVYSTPDPDTDSLEFFRSAGVEVECFPLK, encoded by the coding sequence ATGACAGAAAGACTTTCTCTTGACGAATATTTCCTGGAAATTGCCTTTGCCGTAGCCAGAAGGGCGACCTGCCTCCGGAGTAACGTCGGGGCAGTGATTATGCGGGATAAACGTATTCTCTCAACCGGATATAACGGAGCTCCAAGCGGTCTGGAACACTGCCTTGAGATAGAGTGTATCAGGGACCTTGAAAAGATCATTTCAGGCACGCAGAAAGAAAAATGCCGGGCAGTGCATGCGGAACAGAATGCCATTATTCAGGCTGCAATCCATGGAGTCAGCATTGCAGGAGCAACCATTTACTGTACACAACAGCCCTGTACCCTGTGCGCAAAGATGATCATAAACTCAAATATTAAAAAGGTTGTATACTCAACACCTGATCCTGACACTGATTCCCTTGAGTTTTTCAGGAGTGCTGGCGTGGAAGTCGAATGTTTTCCCTTAAAATGA
- a CDS encoding preprotein translocase subunit SecD — MRDKKSLFKNVRVIIFILALLASVLLIHPGYNSEEGLNTNLNYGLDLEGGSWLQIKLQGALVQVDADPEMIVSQLVEPVIGAPIQVTDSNLEVSGVSSSDSYLTFTTSATVSASQLELLNLGSVSVDKLSQGTTQVTLTTSKETLIQAYLAQAFDAEVLPIDTEDGTVYEIRAEASEEEIEALMEKVGGTILKNEDGTSTYKEGVSTDTRDLTRDILNDKLNSLGLKDIPVRTVGEDYILIDFAGIDLATAKDIAEKPGKFEIRIQTTGNETQHVLYGDSIVSVGIPSYHDNQWHTPFTLDEEGARALQKVAIDTGATDYPESHYLNMYLDEEEIYGAPLSYSAASRLKETPIYSWEASTGTDEAAKTEAETLQIHLRAGALPVNVVLVGSGHVDPTLGEQFKTEAVMAGLLSLIAVAAVVFRRYRRSEILVPMVGTSVSEVIMILGVAAAIGWQLDLAAIAGIIAAIGTGIDHLVIITDEVLYEGRLPPTKVFVSRIGKAFAIIFGAAATTIIAMSPLVVMGFGALKGFAITTIIGVFIGVVIARPVYGVVIKELLEVDGNGSQESTAD; from the coding sequence ATGAGAGATAAAAAAAGCCTCTTTAAAAATGTAAGGGTTATCATCTTCATACTTGCCCTGCTTGCTTCTGTTCTGCTTATCCATCCGGGTTATAATTCTGAAGAAGGGCTGAACACTAATCTGAATTACGGACTTGACCTTGAAGGTGGTTCCTGGCTTCAGATCAAATTGCAGGGAGCTCTTGTCCAGGTAGATGCGGATCCTGAAATGATAGTCAGTCAACTGGTGGAACCTGTAATCGGCGCCCCTATCCAGGTCACGGACAGCAACCTTGAAGTCAGTGGGGTGAGTTCATCTGACAGTTACCTCACGTTCACAACATCCGCTACGGTCAGTGCATCCCAGCTTGAGCTTCTGAACCTTGGCAGTGTAAGCGTTGATAAGCTTAGCCAGGGCACGACCCAGGTAACTCTTACTACCAGCAAGGAAACCCTGATTCAGGCTTACCTCGCACAGGCCTTTGATGCGGAAGTGCTTCCCATCGATACCGAAGACGGTACTGTTTATGAAATCAGGGCTGAAGCCTCAGAAGAAGAGATTGAAGCCCTTATGGAAAAAGTCGGAGGGACAATCCTCAAGAATGAAGACGGGACCTCGACTTATAAAGAAGGGGTCAGCACCGATACAAGGGATCTTACCAGGGATATCTTAAACGACAAACTTAACTCCCTTGGTCTGAAGGATATTCCTGTCAGGACTGTCGGAGAGGACTATATCCTCATCGATTTTGCGGGGATCGACCTTGCAACGGCAAAGGATATTGCCGAAAAGCCCGGAAAATTCGAGATCCGCATACAGACTACTGGAAATGAGACCCAGCATGTCCTTTACGGTGACTCTATTGTAAGTGTGGGGATTCCGAGTTACCACGATAACCAGTGGCATACTCCTTTTACCCTGGATGAAGAAGGAGCCCGAGCTCTCCAGAAAGTTGCAATTGATACGGGAGCTACGGACTATCCCGAAAGCCACTACCTGAACATGTATCTGGATGAAGAGGAGATCTATGGGGCTCCCCTCAGTTACTCTGCAGCATCCAGACTGAAAGAAACTCCCATCTATTCCTGGGAGGCTTCCACAGGCACGGACGAGGCAGCAAAGACCGAAGCCGAAACACTCCAGATTCACCTCAGGGCAGGGGCTCTACCTGTAAATGTGGTGCTTGTAGGTTCAGGGCACGTTGATCCAACCCTTGGAGAACAGTTCAAAACCGAAGCGGTCATGGCAGGTTTGCTCTCTCTGATCGCAGTCGCTGCCGTTGTTTTCCGCAGGTACAGGAGATCTGAAATCCTGGTGCCAATGGTCGGGACTTCCGTCAGTGAAGTCATTATGATCCTGGGAGTTGCAGCAGCTATCGGCTGGCAGCTTGACCTTGCAGCAATTGCAGGTATAATTGCCGCGATCGGGACAGGTATTGACCATCTTGTAATCATCACGGACGAGGTGCTTTACGAAGGTAGACTCCCGCCAACAAAGGTCTTCGTTTCCAGAATTGGAAAGGCCTTTGCAATCATTTTCGGGGCAGCCGCCACAACGATAATTGCCATGTCTCCCCTGGTAGTCATGGGTTTCGGAGCCCTGAAGGGATTTGCCATCACCACTATCATTGGTGTTTTCATCGGTGTGGTTATCGCAAGGCCTGTTTACGGTGTGGTAATCAAGGAACTGCTTGAGGTAGACGGAAACGGCTCCCAGGAAAGTACGGCTGACTGA
- a CDS encoding efflux RND transporter permease subunit, producing MAQKSTIAEVFDIVFIFILAFACVVIPTVVQGAVLVSWEEGGSGIGFVWDPVGFFSFLLVIIAFFVVILYHSVKHYRY from the coding sequence ATGGCACAAAAGAGCACCATTGCAGAGGTTTTTGACATTGTGTTTATTTTCATCCTTGCCTTCGCCTGTGTAGTTATTCCAACCGTAGTTCAGGGAGCTGTACTTGTTTCCTGGGAAGAAGGAGGATCAGGAATAGGCTTCGTCTGGGACCCGGTAGGCTTCTTCAGTTTCTTACTTGTCATAATTGCTTTCTTTGTAGTGATCCTGTATCACTCGGTAAAGCACTACAGGTACTGA
- the mtbA gene encoding methylcobamide:CoM methyltransferase MtbA yields the protein MTEYTPKERLYRALRKQPVDRMPAVCFTQTATVEQMEASGAYWPEAHADAEKMATLAEAGHTVIGFEAVRVPFDITAEAELFGCGIKAGDLKQQPSVIKHVVKNMEDMEKLKGYSLNEGRVGLILEAIKILSEKYGKELPIIGSMIGPFSLAQHINGDAWFGNLFTGEEIVPALLDFCSDFNVAYAKAMVENGADTIAIIDPTASYELIGGEFYEKYALPYQKKIVDAMKELDVGTVLHICGNTTNGLSIMDKTGVNGISVDQRVDIKTATDNVENAIIIGNLDPVAILWNGTPEDVAEASKKVLDVGVGLLSPGCGIVSMTPSANLQKMVECAKNYKY from the coding sequence ATGACAGAATATACCCCAAAAGAAAGATTATACCGTGCATTGAGGAAACAGCCAGTAGACAGAATGCCTGCCGTCTGTTTCACCCAGACCGCAACCGTCGAACAGATGGAAGCCTCCGGAGCTTACTGGCCCGAAGCCCATGCAGACGCAGAAAAAATGGCAACACTTGCGGAAGCAGGACACACTGTAATTGGCTTTGAAGCCGTTAGGGTTCCCTTTGACATCACAGCAGAAGCAGAACTTTTTGGCTGCGGAATAAAGGCTGGCGACCTGAAGCAGCAGCCGTCTGTGATCAAACACGTTGTGAAGAACATGGAAGACATGGAGAAGCTTAAGGGCTACAGCCTGAATGAAGGCAGAGTAGGTTTAATCCTTGAAGCTATCAAGATCCTTTCCGAAAAATACGGAAAAGAACTCCCGATTATAGGGTCCATGATAGGCCCCTTCTCCCTTGCCCAGCACATTAATGGAGACGCCTGGTTCGGAAACCTTTTCACAGGCGAGGAGATCGTTCCGGCACTCCTAGACTTTTGCTCGGATTTCAACGTAGCATACGCAAAAGCAATGGTTGAAAACGGAGCAGACACCATAGCCATCATTGACCCTACAGCAAGCTACGAGCTTATCGGCGGGGAATTCTATGAGAAATACGCCCTTCCCTACCAGAAAAAGATCGTTGATGCTATGAAGGAGCTTGATGTCGGCACAGTCCTCCACATCTGCGGAAACACAACCAACGGCCTTTCAATTATGGACAAAACCGGCGTAAACGGTATCAGCGTAGACCAGAGAGTGGATATCAAGACCGCAACAGACAACGTGGAAAATGCAATCATTATCGGGAACCTTGATCCTGTTGCCATACTCTGGAATGGGACTCCTGAGGATGTTGCAGAAGCCTCAAAGAAAGTACTCGATGTCGGAGTGGGGCTGCTTTCCCCGGGATGCGGGATTGTGAGCATGACGCCCAGCGCCAATCTCCAGAAAATGGTTGAGTGCGCTAAAAACTACAAGTACTGA
- a CDS encoding Hsp20/alpha crystallin family protein, with translation MKWPAKRSVSGPARWDPFEEIRRTQERLNQLFEDFMPMEEWGGGKVYTPAIDIMEEDDKLVVTTDLPGINKEDVEINLKEDMLEISAKTGEEKETEEEGYLRKERAYTQFYRAVRLPVGVKEEGSTAKMENGVLTISLPKAQIEEPKKKIEIE, from the coding sequence ATGAAATGGCCTGCTAAAAGATCAGTTTCAGGACCCGCACGCTGGGATCCTTTTGAAGAGATTAGAAGAACACAGGAACGTCTAAACCAGCTGTTTGAAGACTTCATGCCGATGGAAGAATGGGGGGGCGGAAAAGTGTACACTCCTGCCATTGATATCATGGAAGAAGACGACAAGCTCGTGGTTACTACCGACCTGCCCGGAATCAACAAGGAAGATGTTGAAATCAATCTCAAAGAAGACATGCTTGAGATCAGCGCAAAGACCGGCGAGGAAAAAGAAACTGAGGAAGAAGGTTACCTGCGCAAGGAAAGGGCATATACTCAGTTTTACCGTGCCGTCCGCCTGCCAGTAGGTGTTAAAGAGGAAGGGTCTACTGCAAAAATGGAAAATGGTGTCCTGACAATTTCTCTTCCAAAAGCTCAAATTGAAGAGCCTAAAAAGAAGATAGAAATTGAGTGA